From the Vulpes vulpes isolate BD-2025 chromosome 15, VulVul3, whole genome shotgun sequence genome, the window gcccgcccgcccgctcgcACAGCGCTGGGACACGCGCGCCCGGAcacgcacacacgcgcgcacacacacactcgcacacacGCAGAGGCACGGGGGGGAAAAGCCGGTGAATAATTCTGCTGCTATGTTTTTAAGCACTGGCCGCCATCACCGAGCagcgagcagcagcagcagcagcagcagcagcagcagcgttGCAGGGAGAGGAGGCACCGGGGCAGGCCCCTCTTAGCAGAGGATTTATATCTAGGTAAGTGTTGGAGATTTAAACCTACCCTTTGCGCCATCAGTCTGCGCTCCAATAAACTCCTGGATGTGTCGTATATTTAATATCCCAGTCCGGATAAGAAAGTGATCTAGGctgaagattcctttttttttttttttttttttccagaccaaAAAGACTTCTCCCAATTCTCCAATATGTTATTTTTtagggggagagaaaaaagaacaacaacaaaaaaaaaaaaaaaaaaaaagcccaggcaAGACAACGAAgagtttttggtttggtttggttttgttttttttttctttcctgtgatatttcttctttttctcttttttcctcttcttcctcctcctcctgatcttcctcctcctcctccacctcctcctcctcctcccccctcccctcctcctcctccttttcggtcctcctttccccctctttctcttctcttcccctcagttgaaaaaaaaaaaaaaagaaaaagaaaaaaaaaaaaaagaaagaaaagaaaaagaaggagaaaaaaaaaattgtcaagccCCCGAACTGAAGGTTACGAGCGGCCCGTCAGCAGCCCACATGTAACCGAACTGTCGTGTTTCATGGCTTTTTGCCACTCCAGCTGTCAATCAAAGCCCGGAATGTCAAGGTAGTGAATGAATGATGGTtgatgatgatgaagaggagGAATCTTTCAGACCCgtttttttctcttccagcaAAACTCCGCGAGGGGTTTCTGCTTCTTGAAAtcctttcctcccccctccccccccctcctttAGCTCGGCCCCCGCGGTATCTCTAATAGGAtcctctctcttttaaagtatCGTTCAAagaaagcggggggggggggggggaaatcaagaaaaaaaaatgaatagtttgCAAAAACTGGACTTCCTCCCCCCGTTTCCTGGTAGGtattttgtctctccctctctctcttgctcgctcgctcgctctcactCGCGCTCGCTCTCTCgcgctccctttctctctctgggagaTGAGTGGGTGTCAGTAGGTGCTGGCAGGTTGGCTGCTGCCTGGCTTATAGGAGAGCCTCGGTTTGGCGGCGCGGGTCGGCGGCGGGAGAACGAAATGACGGAACCCGGAAGTCGTGGTGGCCATCGCCCGTCGTGCGGCGGAGACACATcccgggagcggggagcgggagcgggagcgggagcgggagcgagGAGGAGCGCGCCGCGCCGAGCCTCTGCTGTGCAGCGAGTGCGCTCGGACggccccggccggggggcgggggaggggaggcaggagcccGGCGGGCCCGAGCAAATCAGCGAGCCTGCTCCTCCGCGGGGacggccggggaggggggcggcgggggggcggggggcgggggagcgggagGAAGAGGAGCGCGCGCGCGCcagtgtgtgcgcgcgcgcgcgagccaggaaagagggagagaatgaagagGCCAGGGAGAGCGCAGAGAGGAAAACTGCAGAAAACCACAGGGAAAGTACGGTACCGCCTCactccttatatatatatatttttttttcccctcaaacttCCTTCTAGTGCATTTTCCCATCACACCGGGCTCAAGCCTCCTGGGGTCGCGTCCGGGAGGTTCGGCGTGGCGCtcttgcttttgttccttttaatttcGCGCGCGGGCCCCCACTCCTCGGCCAGGCCCTCACGGCGTCCCTGCGGGCTTCCTGCAAACAGCCAGGGGCAGCAGGCTCCGCGCGCCCTATCACTCCGGAGCTAGaggtggtttcttttttctttttctttttcttttctttctttctttttttttttttttttttagtgatactTTCTTCCCCGTGCTGCACATCCAGCACCCTTGTTGTCAGCATTTATTTGTTGCCAGGACGAGAAGAGCTAAGCTTGCATCAGAGAGCGCTGTCTCCTAGCGGAGTGGACGAGGGCCACCCCGGAGACTCTCTGGGGGCCCGCGGTGGGAttgggagggaggaagtggggaggagtCGTTGGGATGTTTGATGTTGTCTGCAGTCGCCAGGAGGAgtgtgcgagtgtgtgtgtgtgtgtgtgtgtgtgtgtgtgtgcgcgcgccaCTACTGTGCGCCTCCGAAGTGGAGCTCACTCAGAGCTGAGAAGCacgggagagggagggagggagggagggagggagggagggagggagggataagACGCCTTGCGAGGAGGAGAACTGACCGGTATTCCCTGCCCAGCTTGGTTGCGGTCGCCCGGGGTGCAGGGCCCGGAGCGCCGTAACTCCAGCTAATGGTTGTGTTAATTGTACTGGGCGATTCGGCTGCTTGGGGAAGACTCCGAAGGAacttttccaaaaaggaaaaggaggagagtgagggaggaggaaggtaAATATCCCACATGGGTTGTGAAGACGGTAGTTCTGGCCGGCGCCTCCCCCAGTCCCTGCTGGAGCTGCACCCAGCCGCACCCCGACGCCCAGGGTTTCCCGGTGGCCTTGCGTCAATCACTCGGAGCCTCGAGCTGGGGGCGGAGTCTCGGTCCCCGGGCGCGCGCGGCGCAgctgccccctccgcccccccggCTCCAGCCCGCCCCGCGGTCCGGCGCGGCGAGCTGCCGGCgcaccctctccccagctcccggCTCTGGCCGGGTGCACGGGCCCTGGCCCAGGGGATCGAAAACAGACTGTTCCTCAACAGCAGATCCCCTCTCCAACTTTGAATTCATTCTGCAGAGTAGAAAGTAGGGTATTCTCCGCGCGCTGCTTTGACCCGACTCCCCGGGGGAGAGGAAGCACAGGGAAAataaagttgtgtgtgtgtgtgtgtgtgtgtgtatgagagagagagagagagagagagagagaggctcagaggaGCTTGGGGAGGGCTGGGTGGCTTTCCATCTCCTCTGCCTCGCTGTGAGCGTTCAGGCAACACTCAACTGAGCTTAGATACCAGCCTGCTGAGACTCCAAGCTAAGTCGGAAAAATTTGGCCCCGTTTTCATAGGGCTGGGGAATGAGCTCCGGAGGTCAATAAAGCCCTCCAAAAATAATGAATGATTGAGCACCTGTGATGATGATAGTGATTACCAGAGCAATTAAACAGTTTGATTAAATGAGCCATCATAACGATGATGTCTGCGCGAAATCGGCCCTCACCCAGAAAGACAGTGCGGAGAGGCTGGCAGAGGCGAGGCTAGTGCGACGCCGGGGAGCCCCGTTGACCAGAATATAGGGACCGCCGGTCGCCTGGAGCTTCGGAGACGAGTGTCCAGACGAGATTTCCAGCACTTTTACGCTGGGCTTCAAGCCTGTATGAGCCACCGGGTATGAAACCTGCAGGTTGTGGGCAGGGTCCATACATACCCctcctcaatatttttttttccctagaaggACTCCAAGATTAAATGCATCCTCCTTATTTGTTGCTGAGTTGTTCGTCGACATATAAGAAAAGGTGAGTAGTAAAGGAAAGAGGACACGAAAAAAGTTGGCTTGCAGAATTTTATTTCAAGCGGCAGTTACGTGAGTTCAGTTTGGCTGGGGGTTTCGGGAAGgatgagagaaaaataacaatCTGGTCTCGCCTGCGGAGCGTTGTCTGCTAGAGATCTCGAAATTGCTGGAGTCGAGTTCCCCGTGCCTCGCCACTAGCTGAGAAGTTTATagtgatttttagtttttattcttccAGTTGTTCGTATTTTCAATATTGTGTATGTATTGTCGTCAATGgggttattgttgttttaaatagcCTGTATAGGGAGTGCCAATtacttgtcctttaaaaaaagaaactcagtttCCTTAATAAATGCTGCTTTTGTAAAGATCAACTTCGAAGCAAACATCTACATTGCAGAGTTTAAACATTCAACGTTGCTACCTTCTGCTGCTTCTACcaccggtttttttttttttctttctccctagtGATACCGTGAAGTGAGATAGCATCCCCCACAGCCTTTATCTAGAAAAACTTCACTAGCGTctgaaagaaatacaaacatttctTACGTGGCAGTGCATCCGAGTAAAAACAGTGCAGGGCGATTGatgatttttgtattattttcaaacaGTTGTTAAACTCATAATGGGTTGATAATTCCTTAATAATCTTGggttttacaaaagaaaaaaagcttaaacTCGGTTTTCATGTGTTTTAATCATTCGGGCGATGCAGAGGTCATTTTAACCTGAACTcctttcttccttactttctaATATTCTGTAACTTCTTTTGCATTGTACTGGATACATTAAAGCAGACTACAGGGATGGTCTGGTTGAtgtaggagggagagagaaataggaCATTTTAACATagagtcaaaggaaaaaaaaacaaaaacaaaaacaaaaccccgcAATCATTTTTAACTCCAAAGACCTCAGGTAACAAGTGTGAGAGTGTTAAAAATGAAGCCCTAATGGAGGAAAAtctgcatcatttaaaaattcaccagTTGCTTAAGGGGAGAACCCCAAATTTCATGCGACTAAAGAGATTTCACTTACCTAGTTGCATGTCATTTGTGAGACTATAAGTGTAAAATAGCATCGCAGTGCAGGAGATTACACACAAGATCAAGTTGGAGGTGATTCAGGGTGTCGGGTCTTGGCCAATCTGATGAATTAAAAAGCTATTACTTTTAATCACCAACTTGCTGATGTTTTATTAACAAAGCTGAACAACATTTACGAACTTCCTGATCTTCCCCTACCTCGTCCAATTTTGCCAGTCCCAACAGTAGCGATTCCAAAGCAGGGAGGTGCAcacactttctgatttctagCCTGATTACTGATGCTCCAGTCTCAGCCTCTGCACCCCCATCCAGGCTGCGAGGCTCCTCTGTTCTTCCACATTTGGGGTGAAGGAAAAGTAGGTGGGCAGGCCCAGGAGAGGGACACGAGATGGGGGTCGCAGGAGGCGGCACACACCTCCGTCAACAGTCAGCTCCTTTTGCCCAGGCTGGAAATGGTTTTAACAGGCGGTAAAATTTCATCTTGCGGTGTCAAATTGGGGTCATTTTGGGGTTAGAGTTCTCAGTGTCCGAGAGGAGCTGTCCAGCTGCGTGGGGACTCATTAACTGCAAAAGATCTGTTTCAGTAAAAACAATTCAAAGACAATCAGAAGGCTAAAGACCCTCTACAAATCGCATTTTACAAGTGCCCCAGAACAAATATGGATGCTGAAACCTATTTCTTCAGAATCCCAAATCTGCTACTTAGctctggagtgggggtggggcactgCATAAAAAAGAGGTGAAAGGGAGGGGACCTGATCGGGTGGGGGTGAATAGGAGGGGGGGATGGGGCCTCTCAAATTTAAGAGTCTAGTCTGTTTTTAATCACTTCTTATTGAAGCATCCCTAAGACTTCTGAGAActgcttcttttctatttttccttttcttttttgtttcaacaCGGAATGCTATTAgaagtaacatttaaaatttacaaagaataaatgaatccCACTACCGTTACTCAATTTAAAGGGCATTGGCTTTATAGGGCGTGCTTAATTTGAAATGAGCATTTATGAACCTAGACTCTGTTTTAGGTGAATTTGCCCACCTTCTTTAAGAAGCCTGTGTGCCTATttcatctccccccccccccccgcccgaaaGTTATAGGTCCTCAGCACAGATAACTTCAAATTCCTCAGAACTGTGAAGTGTTAATCTGTGTATTAAAATTGCCGGGTTTAAATCCTTTTTGTCTTCTTACAATAGTTAGAATAATTGACGGCTTGCTGGAGGAGCAAATAAATCCAACCTTAATCTTATTTGTAACTTTAGTTAATGTTTTGAACTGGAGTATTTTGGgttaagcagattttttttttttctctgtaaggttaatttttatttgtggagGTTCTGTTTGCTGATTTCAAAGAAAGATATTGTCACTTTGattcaaaaaaaatgtttcaggtaGAAGGAAAgtgcaattttaaatgagaaGCTGGATGTGTGAGATACTAGAgtttttagaataaaacaaaatcagtacTTTGAAGTAttatttgaaataactttttctttcttgcactACTGACCTGAGCAAGTAAAGAGGATCAAAATGTTTTATCCTTCCTCACTCTTCTCTGGACTCCACCTCTGTCACTAGGTCTTCTCTTTCCATCTGTTTCACTGTTCTTTGAGTTGTGAATGCAACAGTGAATTTTTGTAGTCTAGGTCTTTTCTCCAAGCTTCCCAGAGTATTTATAAATTGTTATTCAAGGAGTTTGATTGCAGCCCTGCAGAAACAGCCTTGAGCCCGGCatccctgggacaaaggcagagggactCTCCTCTGCTCCAGACCTGCTGGCTGACAGTTGgaatttttgatatatattttatttggcgGTTCCAATAAtgtgtttgcttctccctccccagccccttgcAGCCatctattactttaaaaatatctcttctcTATAAACCGCAGCTCATCCTTGTGAACTGTTCTTGACCTTCCCAGCCGCGTACCAGCAGCTCTGAGAGTTGAACTAGGAAGAATTACACTCGCGTTCTTACCTGTTCACTTTGCTCACTCTTTCTAGTTGGGATCAAGAGATAGGAGGGgaccttgtttgtttgtttgtttgtttgttgattgGTCCTTTCCTCACTTAGGTTTTCTCTCctgtatccccccccccccactcgcCCCATTAATAACATTAAAGTACCCAGCAGGCAGTTTATTCTCTTAACTAAGATGCGGTAGGATCATcgtactttctttccttttactctctCTTATGTCTTATTTCTCCCAATTTTAGCTGCTTCACCATCTCGCAGAAGGAAAAGTATTTCAATAAATAGCCCTCTAGCGCTATCTGGCGGGGCTCCAAACGCGACGTGCGCTTGCTCTCGCAGATCTCTGGCTCCTTCCCGcgctccctgccttcctcccgtCCTTCCTCCcgtccttcctctctccttctctttctctgggttCCTCAGTCTGCTATCCCGACCccatccctcttccttcctcctgcggCTCCTCTTCCACCTCCCATCGCCACTTCCAGCGCAGATGGCTTTGGAAGCGACCGGGCCAGGGGCTGATACCCTCGGAGCGAGCTGATGCTCTGGCGAAGGAGCCCTCCTGAGGCCCCCACCTTCACCCAACTTGGGTCACTCGCCACCTGTGTCTTTGTTCGGCACCTTAATGTTGTTCGACACGTTGCTCCAGTCCCGGCGTCTCAGCTGGCGGTGGTTCGGAGGGGATTAAAACTGCATTTGTGAAGTTTGAAGGAAGGAAATCAGACGCTGGAATCCCGACTGGTGCAGACCGGCGAAGTTTCGGGTCAGGAGGCCGAGGCTCAGTGCGAGTTTAAGGAAGGGTCGCAGCTCCGCGGAGGTGGGAGCCGCAGCTGGCGCCTGGCCTTTGGGAGGCAGCTGGGCGCGTGCTCTCCACCCGCGCGCTCCCACGCGCTCCCCGCCTGCGGGGGCTGCCCCACAACGCGCAGCGAGCCTTGTGCGGATCCCGGGCCTGTCGAGGATTTCTTTCTCAAACCCAGCTAGCTTtgtcctccccccgcccccgccacccaCCAGATCTGGAGAGGAGTGGGAAAGAAAAGTGGGAGTGAGAGAATGCACTGGAGAGGCCACCGGCCAGAGAGGAGAAGGCCAGCGCTTGGGAGCTGCGGGATGCAGGACTCACCGacggccccctgccctccccggagAGCTCAGGCTTCTCTCTGATggtggcttttttgttgtttgctttgaAACGGTGGCCTGTAAGCCCTCAGCGGGGTGTGGAGAACGGTCCCCGGCagtaggggaggaaggaaagattcAGCTCCAACTGGGTGCTTTAGATACTCTCTTAGAATTcttatctccccccccccccccccccccccccgcagacacacacaccacactgaGCCCTAGAGAAATCTCCAGTTCTCCCTTTGAGGTATTCTCTTCCATCTACTCCTTGAAACAGAGGATAGACTGTGAAGCCTGGGGGAGATTTAGAATCACTCAACTTTCTAATGGCATTTTCTGAAATTTAGTTTTGACCTGGCAAATTAGAAGTGAGAACAATATTCCAATACAGACCTGGTGGCCACTTGAAATGAGGGGACCTCATCCTGCAGTGTCTGTGATCACCGAAGACCCCTTCCTAAATCTGAAAttctgcccccccctccccttaaTCTCAAACCTGGAACAGAAAGGAGGGGGACGAAACAATCATAGGTCTTGTTGCTCAAGGATTGCCTCCCCCCAAGCTCCCCAACACCAAAGGAAGAAAGCACAGTATGGGTGTAATTAATTGAGGACTGTTATTAGGTCATCATTAGCCAAGGTGCTAATAATTGCAGCCCATTTTTACTCAAAATTGACCAGCCCCAGAGTGATAGATTGATTTGGAGTATAAAAATGATGTATCAAAACATCAATGTCGATTATTTGAAATATTGTAGTCGaatttttttattgcttcatCGGTTAAATGTCTGAAAGTGCAGTGTtcaaacatatatttatgttgtCAATACTGTCAGAACTGTCAGTTTTACTATACTGGATTTGTACTACATTTCAAATTTACTCATTTACATAAAATGCCCACCCTAGGattccccaacccccaccccatctctctctttcctcccatcTCTGGAAAATCTGTGTCAGTTTCTTCAAAGGACTCAGCAATCTTTGCCTAAGCTAAAGTGTGCACTGCCTCTTTTACTCAATTTTCCACATCGGATTACATGTCTTTTTCACCATTTCTAACTTTCAAAGGGagccttcttcctttcttcccaacTGTGCCTACTCTGGCCTTTTCTCCGAAATAGTATTGTAGTATTTGGAAAGCTTCGGGTTTAAATATCCACATCTCAGCTCCAGATAAACCAGTTAGGTCGAAAAATGGAAAAACCGGACTTCAGTGTATCTCCTTAGTGCACTTGTGTAAACCGGGCTGTTGCTTTGCGGGCAGGCGTTCTCCCACGTGTCAGAGTCCATCATCAAATTACCTGGAAGACTGAAATCTTCCagggaaaatgaatttgaaaacataaatacgttttctttcttagaagctgcgataggagaaaaagaaataatacatataaatgatCGGCACGTTTTACCTTTAAAAGCTTTTGAActcaatcaaaagacacaagtTGGAAGGAGAATTGACAGTTTTAATTCTACCCATTTTCACCTGGCATGTCAGATCAGAGGCAATCATTTATTttatggggtggtggtggtggtggatgaTGGGAAAGCCGGATAGAAAGTTGCAGTCCACTGAAGTCTCTAACCTAAAAATCACAGAGAAAGTAAGACACCCATTGAAAGGCAAACGTCCCATCGCTCCACACTCAGTCTaaactaactgaaatttataaATCCACATTTTGCctaattttgtgcttttattttctaggaTTCCCTCCAAGTCTGATAGGCAAGACAGGGCCACTTCTGGACGAGCTGTAAGgatgcattttcatttccatcaAATTGAAGCACTTTTTATAAACCTTGtgttgtatttaaataaatatacatggacATCAAGAGAAGCCACTCATACAAAGATAGCCTGGCCTTGTGCCCTCAATCTCAGccttaggggggaaaaaatccagaaTCCACCTGAGAAGCTTTTCCATACTCATCTTtccctcaaaacaaacaaacaagaagcgAAAGAAAGTTTGCTGTGTGCATCTGTGTCTTCATGTGCACGTTTATAAACATGACCCAGTCGGTGTCTGCGTGTTACCTCCCTCCTGCCACGCGCTCCAAGGCAGAGGCATCGAGGGATCGCCCCCGGAGAGCTGTGTTTACTTGGGCTTTTTTAATCTCTCCGCCACGTATGACAAGTGTTACTTCCAGAGATTCATCAGCCTTCTACAGATACTTCCAGTTCTGCTGCAGTGGTTTGCAGAGGACAACTGCCACCGCTTTCCCACATCCCAAGGTGTGGCGGGGACTCCGGGCGAGCGAGCGGGGGCGGCGGGAAGGCTGAGCTGccgtgggggagggaggggcgcggggcgccCACGCAGCGGGGAGGGCTCACCTGGCCGGTACCTGCCGACAGCTTCCAATCTCCGGGGCGGAAAATTCGGGAAAGGtactgttgccttttttttttctttttctttttccaaatgccTTTGGGGGAGAAGCGATACCCTTGTGTAACAATTAGCtcagacaataaaaataattggaaaatcaGTTGGAATTTCTGAGTTTTTAATTACGTTTAATTTTGTGCTAAGCCGTAAAATTGCGGATGCCCCCTCAATTAAACACTCTTCTTGTAAAGCGTGTAACAATGATTCCTTAATCAGTCTGGATGTGAGTCACAAATGATGCTTTTTCCACATCAAAGGGACGTCCTTCGACGTTACCTTTTAGTCCCAAGTAAGAGGATTAATTCCTATAATTAGGAGGGACAAACACGTGCATAAGTACATCTCCCTCTCTCCAaacacgcacacgcacactctCGCTCTGTGTGAGACGTGGTCGGCCCGGGAGGGTCGGGGTTTTGACTGCGGGTCCTTGCCCGACAGGCCCCCTGGCCGGCGGCTGCGGCGGGCGGGCCGCGGAGCTCGCACCTCGGGGCCGCCCGCACGCGCCTACGCAGAAGCGCTCGCAGCCCCCGCAGCAGGTGCAGAGCCCGCGGGCTCCCCAGACCCGCGCCGACGCCCACACCCTCCTCGcgaccccggcccccgccccccacccgggTGCTGCGGGAGTCGTGGTGCTGCGGGTCCGCGCCTCCTCCGCGGGGCCCGGGGTCCTGCCCTAACCGCGCGCCAGGTTGATGCTTGGGGCCGCGCGTAAAAATTGAGCATGACCTTTTAAAACTCCTGTGCGAGTATCTCATTTACCTAATGACTTTATGTCACCTAAGAAGAAGGTCAATTTCCTCTTAACCTTTCGCCCGCTGCTGCAGTAAGCATCCTTCCCTAATCAATGCTGGCTGGAATAATCAATTCCCATTTTATGATCGCTGACAAACTCCATCTCGGGGCAGGGTGTGAGCGCTCGGGCCGGGACAGAGGCCTCTCTGGGTCCGCCCAGCTCCGCCCGGCGCCTCGAGGGAGGCTGCTGTGCCTCCGGCGGAGTCCGGAGCCCTCGgccagctcccctcccccggccGCCCGCGTGACCCTGGGTTGTCCCTGATGCGAACCTGAGATTCACCAGACGCTgggcctcccacccacccctcctcgGCCGGTTTTCCAAGTCTGCAGGCTGGGATTGCCTGGGTCCAaacgtgtgcgtgcgtgcgtgtgtttcatctacattaaaaaaaaaaaaattatctcctgCAGCGCGCAGCGCATCTCTCAGCCCTTCGCTCCGTCTTAGCCTCCTAACTTTGCATAAACAAAGCAACAACAGAAGCTCCGAGTGGGTGGATCCGTGTGGAAATAAAGTCAACCAGCAGAATGCTCGCTCCTTCttacctcctttcctttcttccttctcttatttCTCCTCCCTTACCTCttaccttcttccttctccacctcccccGACACTCATTTATCCTGAAAGATAGGTttatgagataccactttatgcCTATTTCTATCTCCCCAGCCTGGGGGAGTTACCGGGAGATTTGCTAAATCAAAGTTAATTTAAAGGGGAATTTAGGGTAAGTTCACAGTTCTTCATCTTTGGAAGGCCCACAGATGAGCCTGTTTCaccgcccctcctcccccaactctcaTAAGGTCAACTTTGACTTTTCCACACCCGGGGCTTGCTTGAAAAGAGGGATCTCTTAGCAGGACCCGCTggattctctttttcctcattctGTCCTAACCCCATCTCCACTCACTACTGAGTCCTGATAAAGCTGCTGCTGATTATCTAACAATCCAGTAACCTGCATACCCAGGGTTCGGGTGGCAGGAAAATCACTTTCCATGGAAAATATGTCCTATATCCGGGTTTTGGGGGAGATTTCTTATGACTAACCAGCTACTTAAAACTGGGTCCTGAACTGAACTTTTTCTCCTCAGAGTATTCTTTCAAGGCCACAGTGATGGCTTTTGAAAAGTAACTAAAATGCCACCTTTTTCTTCACTCACA encodes:
- the LOC112919805 gene encoding uncharacterized protein isoform X1 produces the protein MKQNKEKENAETKQAAQASLGCGSAAAAAPPQPVPAPSRGSSGGSGAAAAAAAAGGPGDSRCRALAAITEQRAAAAAAAAAAALQGEEAPGQAPLSRGFISRIPSKSDRQDRATSGRAVRMHFHFHQIEALFINLVLYLNKYTWTSREATHTKIAWPCALNLSLRGEKIQNPPEKLFHTHLSLKTNKQEAKESLLCASVSSCARL